A part of Catharus ustulatus isolate bCatUst1 chromosome 8, bCatUst1.pri.v2, whole genome shotgun sequence genomic DNA contains:
- the LOC116999730 gene encoding leucine-rich repeat-containing protein 37B-like: MAHVERTLKMDCSLPQLKQACAKMVSKTRLLVNVLRERQENQEASDAMDQCPQQENMIIHMALGKGKKLPRKNLEVVVYVIISVALLFFFIFVYVILKCVFQVLCKSATAREEG; the protein is encoded by the exons ATGGCCCACGTGGAGCGAACCCTGAAGATGGACTGCAGCCTGCCCCAGCTGAAGCAGGCCTGTGCCAAGATGGTCTCAAAGACCAGGCTGCTAGTAAATGTGCTCCGTGAGAGGCAAGAGAACCAGGAAGCCTCTGATGCCATGGACCAGTGTCCTCAGCAGGAGAACATGATCATCCACATGGCTTTGGGGAAAGGCAAGAAACTGCCAAGGAAG AATCTGGAGGTTGTGGTGTACGTCATCATCTCTGtggctttgctgtttttcttcatcttcgTTTATGTGATACTGAAGTGTGTCTTCCAG GTTCTGTGTAAATCTGCCACAGCGAGAGAGGAAGGATAA
- the LOC116999418 gene encoding uncharacterized protein LOC116999418, which yields MLSTDLKAQRSLVQTRGETLDMEQPRTLSTSPMLSLKPKEPSLGDDRTATLVIALTPSAEDDVSSLDNSRSNSYPPQHLLGHTGIPSVDDVRTQLKKKLRERKLHTSKSIQTAKSLLPYQRQPPRLKDVLEKTPSSWDQQEMQSRSNRYGLNPSDVGGGLHRAYGASVTAQRRDEEEDPAPRRNYIRRHKRHKRDDSRNWVGHKQLLYQVWRSGVKVEPKPRADQGLKRNLDFPSDPLVQSRPAASSWGEALAEEEQSSLGRHTLISPDSTEEKGSMPLNKPWRTLGNRA from the exons CTCAAAGAAGTCTGGTACAGACACGGGGAGAAACACTGGACATGGAACAGCCCAGAACACTGAGCACCAGCCCAATGTTGAGCCTCAAGCCCAAGGAGCCTTCACTGGGAGATGACAGAACTGCAACACTTGTGATTGCCCTGACCCCGAGCGCTGAGGATGATGTCAGCAGCCTGGACAATTCCAGAAGCAATTCCTATCCCCCTCAGCATCTCTTGGGGCACACAGGCATACCGAGTGTTGATGACGTGAGGACCCAGCTCAAGAAGAAGCTGCGCGAGAGGAAACTGCACACGTCCAAAAGCATCCAGACTGCAAAAAGCCTTCTCCCATACCAGCGCCAGCCTCCCCGGCTGAAGGACGTGTTGGAAAAGACACCCTCAAGCTGGGATCAACAGGAGATGCAGTCACGTTCAAACCGATACGGACTAAACCCCTCGGATGTAGGCGGTGGATTACACCGTGCTTACGGTGCCTCTGTCACTGCACAACGCAGAGATGAGGAGGAAGATCCAGCTCCCAGGAGGAACTACATCAGGAGACACAAACGGCACAAGAGGGACGACAGCCGGAATTGGGTTGGACATAAGCAGCTTTTGTACCAGGTTTGGAGGTCGGGAGTCAAAGTGGAGCCAAAGCCCAGAGCTGACCAGGGTCTAAAGAGGAACCTGGATTTTCCCTCTGACCCGTTGGTTCAGAGccgccctgctgccagcagctggggagaggcCTTGGCTGAAGAGGAGCAATCCTCTCTAGGCAGGCACACCCTGATCTCccctgacagcacagaggagAAAGGCTCCATGCCCCTCAATAAACCTTG GAGAACTCTTGGAAACCGCGCTTGA